The genomic segment CCAGCCGGCGATCCGACCAAGCTAAAAATCGCGCTTGCCTTCGGCGCGGACGCGGTATATGGCGGCGTTAGCCACTTTTCGCTAAGGACGCGAAGCGCGAAATCATTCACGCCGCAGAGTTTTGGCGAGGCGATCGCCTACGCGCGCAATCTGGGCAAAAAGGTCTATGTAACGGCAAACGGCTTTCCGTTCAATTCGCAGATCAAACTCTTTGAAAACCATCTGGCGCAAATGCGCGACTTTGCCCCCGACGCTTTTATCGTCTCAAGCGCGGGCGCGGCGCGGCTGGCGCTCAAGATCGCGCCCGATATTCCCGTTCATATCTCCACGCAGGCGAATGTGTTAAACGTTCTCGACGCGGAAGCGTATTTTGATCTCGGCGTAAAGCGGATTATCGCCGCGCGGGAGGCGAGCCTTAAAGATTTAGAGGCGATCAAAGCCGCGTTGCCCCTACTTGAAATCGAGGTTTTTGTCCATGGATCGATGTGTTTTGCCTATAGCGGGCGCTGTCTCGTGTCTAGTTTGCAAACGGGGCGCGTGGCAAATCGCGGCAGTTGCGCCAACGACTGCCGTTTTCCCTATACGATTTTCGTGGAAAATCCCGACACAAAAACGCTTATGCGCGTTGAAGAGAGCGAGGAGGGCAGCTATGTTTTCAACGCCAAAGACCTTAACCTGATCGCTCATCTGGAGACGATTGCCAAAAGCGGCGCGATCGACGGCGTAAAGATCGAGGGGCGCACAAAAAGCGGCTACTACGCCGCGTGCGTAACCCGCGCCTATCGGCTCGCGCTAGACGATATTGCAAACGGCTGCTTTGAATCGTCGAAATACGCGACGGAGCTTGCGACGACAAAAAATCGCGGCTTTTCGGACGGCTTTTTGATCAAGCGCCCTTACGAGAAGCGCGCCGATCAAAACTTGCTTACGAGCCAAAGCGACGGGAGCAGTCAAGTGGTCGCCATGATCGACGAAAACCAAGAAACGTTTCACGCG from the Helicobacteraceae bacterium genome contains:
- a CDS encoding U32 family peptidase, with the translated sequence MELLAPAGDPTKLKIALAFGADAVYGGVSHFSLRTRSAKSFTPQSFGEAIAYARNLGKKVYVTANGFPFNSQIKLFENHLAQMRDFAPDAFIVSSAGAARLALKIAPDIPVHISTQANVLNVLDAEAYFDLGVKRIIAAREASLKDLEAIKAALPLLEIEVFVHGSMCFAYSGRCLVSSLQTGRVANRGSCANDCRFPYTIFVENPDTKTLMRVEESEEGSYVFNAKDLNLIAHLETIAKSGAIDGVKIEGRTKSGYYAACVTRAYRLALDDIANGCFESSKYATELATTKNRGFSDGFLIKRPYEKRADQNLLTSQSDGSSQVVAMIDENQETFHALGKAAIGEELEILPPPRSQIAPVKNDRGQIYNRGDRYFLRLDQIITTSGKSLSEIHSGNTNAVLLPAPLPPYSFLRKPIETAK